In one window of Eggerthella guodeyinii DNA:
- the leuB gene encoding 3-isopropylmalate dehydrogenase has translation MTKTYNICLLPGDGIGPEIIAEGVKVLNAVGAKYDTAFSYTEALLGGCAIDATGVALPGETLRVAETSDAVLLAAVGGPKWDTTDPSKPRPEQGLLGIRKALGLYTNLRPVQIFAALADASTLKPEIVDGVDMMIVRELTGGLYFGLRERFYDEEGCGTDGASGQRAYDTLEYREYEVERIARQAFEAARKRRNKVTSVDKANVLETSRMWREIVHRIGAEEYPDVELEDLLVDNTAMQLISRPVDFDVVVTENMFGDILSDEAAQITGSLGMLASASLGDGTALYEPSHGSAPDIAGKGIANPLAQILSVEMMLRYSFDMGEAADDIRRAVTAVLDEGWRTGDIKQADTPADKLVGTVHMGDLVVAHL, from the coding sequence ATGACCAAAACCTACAATATCTGCCTGCTTCCCGGCGACGGCATCGGCCCCGAGATCATCGCCGAGGGCGTCAAGGTGCTGAACGCGGTGGGCGCGAAGTACGATACGGCGTTCTCGTACACCGAGGCGCTGCTGGGCGGATGCGCCATCGACGCGACGGGCGTTGCGCTGCCGGGGGAGACGCTGCGCGTGGCCGAAACGTCCGACGCCGTGCTGCTGGCGGCCGTCGGCGGCCCGAAGTGGGACACCACCGATCCGTCGAAGCCCCGTCCCGAGCAGGGCTTGCTGGGCATCCGCAAGGCGCTGGGCCTGTACACGAACCTGCGTCCCGTGCAGATCTTCGCCGCGTTGGCCGACGCATCCACGCTCAAGCCCGAGATCGTGGACGGCGTGGACATGATGATCGTGCGCGAGCTGACCGGCGGCCTGTACTTCGGCCTGCGCGAGCGCTTCTACGACGAAGAAGGCTGCGGTACGGACGGCGCTTCCGGCCAGCGCGCTTACGACACGCTGGAGTATCGCGAGTACGAGGTCGAGCGCATCGCGCGCCAGGCGTTCGAGGCCGCGCGCAAGCGCCGCAACAAGGTGACCAGCGTCGATAAGGCGAACGTGCTGGAGACGAGCCGCATGTGGCGCGAGATCGTGCACCGCATCGGCGCGGAGGAGTACCCCGACGTGGAGCTCGAGGACCTGCTCGTGGACAACACGGCCATGCAGCTCATCAGCCGCCCCGTCGATTTCGACGTGGTGGTGACCGAGAACATGTTCGGCGACATCCTGTCCGACGAAGCTGCGCAGATCACCGGCTCGTTGGGCATGTTGGCCAGCGCCAGCCTCGGCGACGGCACGGCGCTGTACGAGCCCAGCCACGGCAGCGCGCCCGACATCGCGGGGAAGGGCATCGCGAACCCGCTCGCGCAGATCCTGTCCGTCGAGATGATGCTGCGCTACAGCTTCGACATGGGCGAGGCCGCCGACGACATCCGCCGCGCGGTGACCGCCGTGCTCGACGAGGGCTGGCGCACCGGCGACATCAAGCAGGCCGACACCCCCGCCGACAAACTCGTCGGCACCGTCCACATGGGCGACCTCGTGGTGGCGCACCTGTAG
- a CDS encoding transglycosylase domain-containing protein — MRTHAVKWALLVTVAALCFVGYAGVQGVLGVMDGWTKDLPSIEDTDFTNTSRESVMYAGDESTLLAEFQLEKRDPVTYEEISPYVLQGTVDTEDVRFYEHTGVDIPGIARAFVNNLRGGDLEGASTITQQLVRNTVLSEEANDISFERKIREAQLAVDLEKRFSKDDILVKYLNIINYGDGCYGIEAAAQNYFQVSALDLTLAQAATLVGIPQSPTYLNPKAYPDDCLERRNVVLDRMLSAGDITQQEHDEAQAEELGLNPAPDAPADGIYAYPYFTSYVRTLLFDENNPYGCSYADLFKGGLTIYTSLDPAMQDAAQAAVDDQRASMADNLDASIVAVDVATGQVKAMTRGVPYGQGEGESQVNIATGDGGTGRQAGSTFKAFTLAAAIEQGISPQTLVDCSSPLKAGQDGAPQDFENFGGANYGIQSIQSATAISSNTGYLRLSNSIGQASTTEMASRLGVTSPMDPVYTATEGVADVNPLEMASAYATLASGGVKRTPTVITKILDRDGTVIYEAGDTSERVLDEAVSAATTKVLETVFTQSNGTGTSARLNNGQPVAGKTGTASLFTDHWLVGYTPSLSCAAWIGDPSGAVPTDTALTANALWKDFMDRATDGQAIENFPTVADPPYNNPYNIAQKNKLGKKAEDAKKDDAADADKDADKDVNSAPSTVGKTFDQAIELLNGYEAGYVQEYSDTVPEGTVISQSVQDGQVVIVVSKGPKP, encoded by the coding sequence ATGCGCACCCACGCGGTGAAATGGGCCCTCCTCGTCACGGTGGCAGCCCTGTGCTTTGTCGGCTATGCGGGGGTTCAGGGCGTGCTCGGCGTCATGGACGGCTGGACGAAGGACCTTCCCAGCATCGAAGACACCGATTTCACCAACACGTCCCGCGAGTCCGTGATGTACGCCGGCGACGAATCCACGCTGCTGGCCGAGTTCCAGCTGGAGAAACGCGACCCGGTGACGTACGAGGAGATCAGCCCATACGTGCTGCAGGGCACGGTGGACACCGAGGACGTGCGCTTCTACGAGCACACCGGCGTGGACATCCCCGGCATCGCGCGCGCGTTCGTCAACAACCTGCGCGGCGGCGACCTCGAGGGCGCGTCCACCATCACCCAGCAGCTCGTGCGCAACACCGTGCTGTCCGAAGAAGCGAACGACATTTCGTTCGAGCGCAAGATCCGCGAGGCGCAGTTGGCCGTCGACCTGGAGAAACGCTTCAGCAAAGACGATATCCTCGTCAAGTACCTCAACATCATCAACTACGGCGACGGATGCTACGGCATCGAGGCGGCCGCTCAGAACTACTTCCAGGTGTCGGCGCTCGACCTGACGCTGGCGCAGGCCGCCACGCTCGTGGGCATCCCCCAGTCGCCCACCTACCTCAACCCCAAGGCGTACCCGGATGACTGCCTCGAACGCCGCAACGTGGTGCTCGACCGCATGCTGTCGGCCGGCGACATCACGCAGCAGGAGCATGACGAAGCGCAAGCCGAGGAGCTGGGACTGAATCCGGCGCCCGACGCGCCTGCGGACGGCATTTACGCGTACCCCTACTTCACGAGCTACGTGCGCACGCTGTTGTTCGACGAGAACAACCCCTACGGGTGCTCGTACGCCGACCTGTTCAAGGGCGGGCTGACCATCTACACGTCGCTCGACCCGGCGATGCAGGATGCGGCGCAGGCGGCGGTGGACGACCAGCGCGCGAGCATGGCCGACAACCTGGACGCTTCCATCGTGGCCGTCGACGTGGCGACCGGCCAGGTGAAGGCCATGACGCGCGGCGTGCCCTACGGCCAGGGCGAAGGCGAGAGCCAGGTGAACATCGCCACGGGCGACGGCGGCACGGGCCGTCAGGCCGGCTCCACGTTCAAGGCGTTCACGCTGGCCGCCGCCATCGAGCAGGGCATCTCGCCGCAAACGCTGGTCGATTGCTCTTCGCCCCTGAAGGCGGGCCAGGACGGCGCGCCCCAGGACTTCGAGAACTTCGGCGGCGCGAACTACGGTATCCAATCCATCCAGAGCGCCACGGCCATCTCGTCGAACACCGGCTACCTGCGCCTTTCGAACAGCATCGGCCAGGCGTCCACCACCGAGATGGCGAGCCGCCTGGGCGTGACCTCGCCCATGGATCCCGTGTACACCGCGACCGAGGGCGTGGCCGACGTCAACCCGCTGGAGATGGCCAGCGCCTACGCGACGCTGGCGAGCGGCGGCGTCAAGCGCACCCCCACGGTGATCACGAAGATCCTCGACCGCGACGGCACCGTCATCTACGAGGCGGGCGACACGAGCGAGCGCGTGCTGGACGAAGCGGTTTCCGCCGCGACGACGAAGGTGCTGGAGACGGTGTTCACGCAGAGCAACGGAACGGGTACGTCCGCCCGGCTGAACAACGGGCAGCCCGTGGCGGGCAAGACGGGCACAGCAAGCCTGTTCACCGACCACTGGCTGGTGGGCTATACGCCCAGCCTGTCGTGCGCCGCGTGGATCGGCGACCCGTCCGGTGCCGTCCCCACCGACACGGCGCTCACCGCGAACGCGCTGTGGAAGGACTTCATGGATCGGGCGACCGACGGCCAGGCCATCGAGAACTTCCCCACCGTCGCCGACCCGCCGTACAACAACCCGTACAACATCGCCCAGAAGAACAAGCTGGGCAAGAAGGCGGAAGATGCCAAGAAGGACGATGCCGCCGACGCCGACAAAGATGCCGACAAGGACGTGAACTCGGCGCCGAGCACCGTGGGCAAGACGTTCGACCAGGCGATCGAGCTGCTGAACGGCTACGAGGCCGGCTACGTGCAGGAGTATTCGGACACCGTGCCGGAGGGCACGGTGATCAGTCAATCGGTGCAGGACGGCCAGGTGGTCATCGTCGTATCGAAGGGGCCGAAACCGTAA
- a CDS encoding 3-isopropylmalate dehydratase small subunit, whose translation MQFKGTAHRYGRDIDTDVIIPARYLTTSDPAELAKHCLEDLDTSFIERVQPGDIIVADENFGCGSSREHAPIAIKAAGVDVVIAKSFARIFYRNSINTGLAIMECPEAVDAISQGDVVNVDADAGVIVNETTGQTFEAQPFPPFIREIIEAGGLINRTKAKLGEE comes from the coding sequence AGGAACCGCGCACCGGTACGGGCGCGACATCGATACCGACGTCATCATCCCGGCCCGCTATCTGACCACGTCCGATCCGGCCGAGCTGGCGAAGCACTGCCTCGAGGACCTCGACACGTCGTTCATCGAGCGCGTGCAACCCGGCGACATCATCGTGGCCGACGAGAACTTCGGCTGCGGCTCGTCGCGCGAGCACGCGCCCATCGCCATCAAGGCGGCCGGCGTCGACGTGGTCATCGCCAAGAGCTTCGCGCGCATCTTCTACCGCAACTCCATCAACACGGGCCTCGCCATCATGGAATGCCCCGAAGCGGTGGACGCCATCAGCCAGGGCGATGTGGTGAACGTGGACGCCGACGCGGGCGTCATCGTGAACGAGACGACGGGCCAGACCTTCGAGGCCCAGCCGTTCCCCCCGTTCATCCGCGAGATCATCGAAGCCGGCGGCCTGATCAACCGCACGAAAGCGAAGCTTGGCGAGGAGTAG
- a CDS encoding DUF3656 domain-containing U32 family peptidase, with the protein MQHAIELLAPAGNAAALRAAVRGGADAVYLGLEAFNARRGADNFTLETLSDACAYAHLRGVRVYVTFNTAVLPSEVARALETVRQAYRAGADAFIVQDIGIASEIARTLPEARLHISTQMNTHNAAGIEAAAKLGAQRVTLARELSIPEIAHLAEVADGFDMEVESFAHGALCVCYSGQCFMSSLIGGRSANRGLCAQACRLPYTLHNMALRKNLPAPGEHLLSPQDLCTIDLLPQLVDAGVTSFKIEGRMKSPEYVFAVTQTYRAVLDRVLAERAAESGKAVRATDGEHATLAEAFSRGFTTAYLENQRGNDIMSYGRPNNRGVFVGRVLSAKNGIATVAAERPLAVGDVLEFWTNKGHFAYTLDQVSLDAQGNVRVSPDRPVGKGDRVFRVRSAEAAFEDDLFEPRVAVTGRAVLRIGQPLRVEFSLAPSAAYSEAAATVVGSAEGDAVEAARTKPVAADDVRAHIDRLGQTPFELVSLDVELDEGVGIGFSQLHRVRAAALDDLAERLLAPTRDRALPRVQERTAPAPARPRGVRIAAWATNPACARAAKRAGADIIYVPALNYKRGEAVVAGQRSSTAEQAGYPKQAVVALPAVEHDQVPGTREAALDFDPWRYVKPGKPVVAENLAGLVRAAEFGAEVEVGPHVPITNPLSLAAAAELGARRVWLSPELTLGQIADIAEDAPVELGLTIIGAQELMVTEHCLLMSQGPCDENCDACPRRKSPHYLRDRKEYEFPVITDAMGRSHLFNGVQLDVAQTLPDLIHAGVTSFMVDTTLMNVEETTKVVQRAVRARNVAHADGNAIAKTPGTTSGHLFRGVS; encoded by the coding sequence ATGCAGCATGCCATCGAACTGCTCGCGCCGGCCGGCAACGCCGCGGCGCTCCGTGCCGCCGTGCGCGGCGGGGCAGACGCCGTGTACCTCGGCCTCGAAGCCTTCAACGCCCGCCGCGGCGCCGACAACTTCACGCTGGAGACGCTGTCCGACGCATGCGCGTACGCGCATCTGCGCGGCGTGCGCGTGTACGTGACGTTCAACACCGCCGTGCTGCCCTCCGAGGTGGCGCGTGCGCTCGAGACGGTGCGCCAGGCGTACCGTGCCGGCGCCGATGCGTTCATCGTGCAGGACATCGGCATCGCATCCGAGATCGCGCGCACGCTCCCCGAGGCGCGGCTGCATATATCCACGCAGATGAACACGCACAACGCCGCCGGCATCGAGGCGGCGGCGAAGCTGGGCGCGCAGCGCGTGACGCTCGCCCGCGAGCTGTCCATCCCCGAGATCGCGCACCTTGCGGAGGTCGCGGACGGGTTCGACATGGAGGTGGAATCGTTCGCCCACGGCGCGCTGTGCGTATGCTACTCGGGACAGTGCTTCATGTCGTCGCTCATCGGCGGCCGCTCGGCGAACCGCGGGCTGTGCGCCCAGGCGTGCCGCCTGCCCTACACGCTGCACAACATGGCGCTGCGCAAGAACCTTCCGGCCCCCGGCGAGCACCTGCTGTCTCCCCAGGATCTGTGCACCATCGACCTGCTTCCGCAGCTCGTGGACGCGGGCGTGACCTCGTTCAAGATCGAGGGCCGCATGAAGTCTCCCGAGTACGTGTTCGCCGTCACGCAGACGTACCGTGCCGTGCTCGACCGTGTGCTGGCCGAACGCGCCGCGGAAAGCGGCAAGGCCGTGCGGGCCACCGACGGCGAGCATGCCACGCTGGCCGAGGCGTTCTCGCGCGGCTTCACCACGGCTTATCTGGAAAACCAGCGCGGCAACGACATCATGAGCTACGGCCGTCCGAACAACCGCGGCGTGTTCGTGGGACGCGTGCTGTCGGCGAAGAACGGCATCGCCACCGTCGCGGCCGAGCGCCCGCTCGCGGTCGGCGACGTGCTGGAATTCTGGACGAACAAAGGACACTTCGCCTATACGCTCGACCAGGTGTCGCTCGATGCGCAGGGCAACGTGCGCGTGTCGCCCGACCGGCCGGTGGGGAAGGGCGACCGCGTGTTCCGCGTGCGCAGCGCCGAGGCGGCGTTCGAAGACGACCTGTTCGAGCCGCGCGTGGCGGTGACGGGTCGCGCCGTGCTGCGCATCGGCCAGCCGCTGCGCGTGGAGTTCTCGCTGGCGCCGAGCGCCGCCTACAGCGAAGCGGCCGCGACGGTCGTCGGCTCGGCCGAGGGCGATGCGGTGGAGGCTGCGCGCACGAAGCCGGTGGCCGCCGACGACGTGCGGGCGCATATCGACCGCCTGGGCCAGACCCCGTTCGAGCTCGTGTCGCTCGACGTGGAGCTCGACGAGGGCGTGGGCATCGGCTTCTCGCAGCTGCATCGCGTGCGCGCCGCTGCGCTCGACGACCTCGCGGAGCGGCTGCTCGCACCCACGCGCGACCGTGCGCTGCCGCGCGTGCAGGAGCGCACGGCTCCCGCGCCCGCGCGCCCGCGCGGCGTGCGCATCGCGGCCTGGGCCACGAACCCCGCGTGCGCCCGTGCGGCGAAGCGCGCCGGCGCCGACATCATCTACGTGCCGGCGCTCAACTACAAGCGCGGCGAGGCGGTGGTGGCCGGCCAGCGCTCCTCGACCGCCGAGCAGGCCGGCTATCCGAAGCAGGCCGTCGTCGCCCTGCCCGCCGTCGAGCACGATCAGGTTCCGGGCACGCGCGAGGCGGCCCTCGACTTCGATCCCTGGCGCTACGTCAAGCCGGGCAAGCCGGTCGTCGCCGAGAACCTGGCCGGGCTCGTGCGCGCGGCCGAATTCGGTGCCGAGGTGGAGGTGGGCCCGCACGTGCCCATCACGAACCCGCTGTCGCTGGCCGCCGCCGCCGAGTTGGGCGCGCGGCGCGTGTGGCTGTCGCCCGAACTCACGTTGGGGCAGATCGCCGACATCGCCGAGGATGCGCCGGTCGAGCTCGGCCTCACCATCATCGGCGCCCAGGAGCTCATGGTCACCGAGCACTGCCTGCTCATGAGCCAGGGCCCCTGCGACGAGAACTGCGACGCGTGCCCGCGGCGCAAGAGCCCGCACTACCTGCGCGACCGCAAGGAGTACGAGTTCCCGGTCATCACCGATGCCATGGGCCGCAGCCACCTGTTCAACGGCGTGCAGCTCGACGTGGC